The Drosophila gunungcola strain Sukarami chromosome 3L unlocalized genomic scaffold, Dgunungcola_SK_2 000003F, whole genome shotgun sequence genome contains a region encoding:
- the LOC128258455 gene encoding selenocysteine insertion sequence-binding protein 2, with translation MSRNSDKINLINQCTYQKISKKDDTSTETRSTPRSSKYKNKHRKPEQQASLLDFVVKRPTQRQIKARKTRKPHLIITRSIYTVTKSKGKTRLDPKIKVTKLKKSVRSYRTFKRADREVAEKETDELVAGCPEIHEDGIPVEQHVQKLSLNEPAPKNSPQAKETNSIHSRRFRSYCDNCTRPRLKELTVQLLKDLDRFQKRAFAKNEIKARAHPRLVLGFREALARLRINKVKLLLLATDCEICPGEGGLDETIEGLKFQCQQQKVTYCFPLVRRELAYALQKRGQISCVAILDFDGANAIYADLLKEVEDARAEYKRRVAL, from the exons ATGTCACGAAACTCCGACAAAATAAACCTCATAAACCAATGCACTTACCAGAAAATTAGCAAAAAGGATGATACAAGCACAGAGACCAGGAGCACTCCGCGAAGCTCCAAGTACAAAAACAAGCACAGGAAACCGGAGCAGCAAGCTTCGCTCCTGGACTTCGTCGTCAAGCGGCCAACACAGCGGCAGATCAAGGCCAGAAAAACCAGAAAGCCCCATTTAATCATAACAAGGAGTATCTATACAGTAACCAAATCCAAGGGCAAAACGCGTCTCGATCCCAAGATAAAGGTTACGAAATTAAAGAAGTCCGTACGTAGCTATCGCACTTTTAAAAGGGCTGATAGGGAAGTCGCTGAAAAGGAAACTGATGAACTCGTGGCAGGTTGTCCAGAGATCCATGAAGATGGTATTCCTGTGGAACAACATGTCCAGAAGCTATCTCTGAATGAGCCCGCTCCCAAAAACAGTCCTCAAGCAAAAGAAACTAATTCCATACACTCACGACGCTTCAGAAG CTATTGCGACAATTGCACCCGCCCGCGCCTTAAGGAGTTGACCGTCCAGCTGCTCAAGGATCTGGATCGCTTTCAAAAGCGCGCATTTGCCAAAAACGAGATCAAAGCCCGTGCACATCCCCgtttggttttgggttttcgCGAGGCTCTGGCCAGGCTGAGGATCAATAAGGTGAAATTGCTACTCCTGGCCACCGATTGTGAGATATGTCCGGGAGAAG GTGGTCTGGATGAAACCATAGAGGGCTTGAAATTTCAGTGCCAGCAGCAAAAAGTGACCTATTGCTTCCCTCTGGTCAGAAGGGAGCTAGCATATGCCCTTCAAAAGCGGGGACAGATCTCCTGCGTGGCCATACTAGACTTCGATGGAGCTAATGCCATATACGCTGATCTTCTTAAAGAAGTAGAGGATGCTCGTGCCGAATATAAACGCCGAGTTGCTTTGTGA
- the LOC128258453 gene encoding cyclic GMP-AMP synthase-like protein → MQPYHKKGKPRIKLIICLQKLTIHSSTFGFQVKMSFASHLQTILEKLLISDKSRAVYTKDAEEIQNYVVEELKRVDDTFRKVFDGLSLGGSYLDRVKLDVPDEFDLHMKLKFPFDISPNSISKNDGFIYLMGTLILAPCQRIHRLQVQDWLRNAFHKVFDSNPTLTSSSGQTYKLRYTLDGYGCAHTIVAVGKSRSISFDLVPAFEFTGRQWPLKDPPVPAELRANLPWFAIPQKMLKSKAKTTFMVCAPHWEREMMKDSDNLKNVLRLMKGLRDAHAMTLPHLSSYMLKTVLLHRIDKVDWQRDLGTLLVEMWGHLVDHLRAGRLEFFLARGHNIFVRMNQGEIKICLKTSVVLLQKLRSAQLNTGYLHVAELFNFPTLVIN, encoded by the exons ATGCAGCCGTACCATAAAAAGGGGAAACCCAGAATAAAACTCATCATTTGTCTTCAGAAGCTCACCATTCACAGTTCTACTTTTGGTTTCCAAGTAAAAATGAGCTTCGCTTCGCATTTGCAAACGATTTTGGAGAAATTGTTAATTTCTGATAAAAGCCGGGCCGTTTATACAAAAGACGCGGaggaaattcaaaattatgtGGTAGAGGAACTAAAACGAGTAGACGACACTTTTCGCAAAGTTTTCGACGGGCTAAGCCTGGGTG ggagCTACTTGGACCGCGTGAAACTTGACGTTCCCGATGAATTTGACTTGCACATGAAACTCAAATTTCCATTTGATATCAGCCCGAATTCTATAAGTAAGAATGATGGGTTTATCTATTTGATGGGAACTTTGATTTTAGCACCGTGCCAACGCATCCATCGCCTTCAAGTTCAAGATTGGCTGCGCAATGCATTCCATAAGGTGTTCGACTCAAATCCAACACTTACCAGCTCCAGTGGCCAAACTTACAAACTAAGATACACTCTTGACGGATATGGCTGTGCCCATACTATTGTAGCCGTAGGCAAAAGTCGCTCCATTTCTTTCGATTTGGTGCCGGCTTTTGAATTCACGGGACGGCAGTGGCCACTTAAAGATCCTCCAGTTCCTGCCGAACTCCGCGCAAATTTGCCTTGGTTCGCTATTCCGCAAAAGATGCTGAAGTCAAAGGCTAAGACCACATTCATGGTTTGTGCACCCCACTGGGAGCGTGAAATGATGAAGGATTCGGATAATTTGAAGAACGTTCTGCGTCTGATGAAAGGATTAAGGGACGCCCACGCTATGACGTTGCCGCACTTGTCCAGCTATATGTTAAAAACAGTGTTGCTCCATCGAATTGACAAAGTTGACTGGCAAAGGGACTTAGGCACTCTTTTGGTGGAGATGTGGGGCCATTTGGTGGATCATCTACGAGCTGGCCGGCTGGAATTCTTCTTGGCAAGGGGACACAACATATTCGTGCGTATGAATCAGGGCGAAATTAAGATATGCCTTAAAACTTCTGTGGTCCTGCTCCAGAAACTTCGTTCTGCTCAGTTGAATACGGGCTATCTTCATGTGGCagaactttttaattttccaacaCTCGTTATTAATTAG
- the LOC128258454 gene encoding uncharacterized protein LOC128258454: protein MELQNVLRRHRHLLLLLLLPLVSLCPTALALNRQADAGRDLDVAAQLADAEGQARSDYGVDSPDTPHIRKKRLIWITDDGRLALPPGTSLTFVPTIAMPLVRHPPEGFFSNLTISFPVTIDFDKLGLTDNQNPLGDLPPLFARSFGHEAGHMVGEYVARYLHVQRRKRDLSEQRSRSGEDHPFKVHEEGPKFPELPAGLQHIFHGGERVLLYGVVEDFLSTFGMDGKACLLRTICEMHSRSLEKFGVFGEMTKLFLTVTKSPFSDLVPDYVQAQEVGEGKQAPGECFPYFKDCPKSIFKALSSKYSKPAPAAKTKRTKPTDRPVGEYHEEQVIQLPSTRDRDNDVYM, encoded by the exons ATGGAGTTGCAGAACGTGTTAAGGCGCCACaggcacctgctcctcctactgctgctgccactTGTCAGCTTATGTCCAACTGCATTGGCGCTCAATCGACAGGCGGATGCTGGCCGGGATTTGGATGTGGCAGCACAACTGGCGGATGCGGAGGGTCAGGCCAGGTCGGACTACGGAGTAGACTCCCCCGACACGCCTCACATACGAAAGAAGCGTCTCATCTGGATCACAGATGATGGCCGATTGGCCCTGCCACCGGGCACTTCGCTAACTTTTGTTCCGACCATTGCTATGCCCCTGGTGCGTCATCCGCCCGAGGGATTCTTCTCCAACCTGACCATCAGCTTTCCCGTCACCA TCGACTTCGACAAGCTGGGTCTGACAGACAACCAGAATCCTCTGGGGGATTTGCCACCGCTATTCGCCCGCTCCTTTGGCCACGAGGCAGGTCATATGGTGGGTGAATACGTGGCCCGGTATTTGCATGTCCAGCGCAGGAAGAGGGACCTCAGCGAGCAGCGCAGCAGGAGCGGCGAGGACCATCCGTTTAAGGTGCACGAGGAGGGACCGAAGTTTCCGGAACTGCCCGCCGGACTGCAGCATATATTCCATGGCGGGGAAAGGGTTTTGCTGTACGGCGTGGTGGAGGACTTCCTGTCCACCTTCGGCATGGATGGCAAGGCCTGTTTGCTGAGGACCATCTGCGAGATGCACTCGCGGAGTCTGGAGAAATTCGGGGTCTTTGGTGAAATGACCAAGCTGTTTTTAAC ggTCACAAAGTCTCCATTTTCCGACCTGGTCCCCGATTACGTGCAAGCCCAAGAGGTGGGCGAGGGAAAGCAGGCCCCAGGCGAGTGTTTTCCCTACTTCAAGGACTGCCCGAAGAGCATCTTCAAGGCGTTGTCCAGCAAATATAGCAAGCCAGCTCCTGCGGCCAAGACGAAAAGGACAAAACCAACGGACAGACCCGTGGGCGAGTATCACGAGGAGCAGGTGATCCAGCTGCCCAGCACACGGGATCGGGACAACGATGTGTATATGTAG
- the LOC128258447 gene encoding gustatory receptor for bitter taste 66a, with amino-acid sequence MAQTEDKVQPLLQQFQQLFFISKIAGILPQDLEKFRSRNRMEKSRNGMIYMIGTLIVYVLAYNFLIYSFGEEDRTLKASQSTLTFVIGLFLTYIGLIMMASDQLTALRNQSRIGEIYERIRLVDERLYKENCVMDNSTIGRRIRIMLVMTVIFELSILLATYLKLVDYSQWMSLLWLVSAIPTFINTLDKIWFAVSLYALKERFEAINATLEELVDTHEKYKLWLQGGRDVPPPLDSSQPPQYDSNLEYLYKELGGLDMGSIGKNSVSGSGKNKVAPVAHSMNSFGEPINAATGKAPPNPLAPNLVHESELGNAAKVEDKLNTLCQVHDEICEIGKAMNELWSYPILSLMAYGFLIFTAQLYFLYCATQFQSIPSLFRSAKNPFITVIVLSYTSGKCVYLIYLSWKTSQASKRTGISLHKCGVVADDNLLYEIVNHLSLKLLNHSVDFSACGFFTLDMETLYGVSGGITSYLIILIQFNLAAQQAKEAIQTFNSLNDTAGLVGAATDMDNGSSTLHDRGDHHHAYAGGLKLFVFEFFNI; translated from the exons ATGGCGCAGACGGAGGATAAGGTGCAACCCCTATTGCAGCAGTTCCAGCAGCTGTTCTTCATATCAAAAATAGCCGGGATTCTGCCGCAAGATCTGGAGAAGTTTCGTTCCCGGAATCGGATGGAGAAATCTCGCAATGGCATGATCTACATGATTGGCACTCTTATTGTCTACGTTTTGGCCtacaattttctaatttaCTCCTTCGGGGAGGAGGACCGAACTCTCAAAGCATCGCAGA GCACCTTGACCTTTGTGATTGGCTTGTTCCTGACCTATATTGGGCTCATCATGATGGCCAGCGACCAGTTGACCGCCCTACGAAACCAGAGCAGGATTGGTGAGATTTACGAGCGCATCCGCCTGGTGGACGAGCGTCTGTACAAGGAGAACTGTGTGATGGACAACAGTACCATTGGTCGGCGCATCCGGATCATGCTCGTCATGACAGTCATCTTTGAGTTGTCCATTTTGCTGGCCACATACCTTAAGCTAGTGGACTACTCGCAGTGGATGTCCTTGCTGTGGCTAGTGTCGGCAATTCCCACGTTCATTAACACGCTCGACAAGATCTGGTTTGCTGTTTCGCTTTATGCATTGAAAGAGCGTTTTGAGGCCATCAATGCTACgctggaggagctggtggACACACACGAGAAGTATAAGCTGTGGCTCCAAGGCGGCCGGGATGTCCCACCTCCGTTGGATAGCTCCCAGCCGCCTCAGTATGACAGCAATCTAGAGTATCTGTACAAGGAACTTGGAGGCCTGGACATGGGTTCTATTGGAAAGAATTCGGTGTCGGGCTCGGGAAAGAATAAGGTGGCCCCCGTGGCGCACTCCATGAACTCTTTTGGAGAACCAATCAATGCGGCCACCGGTAAGGCTCCACCCAACCCCTTGGCCCCCAATTTGGTCCACGAAAGCGAGCTAGGAAATGCTGCCAAAGTAGAGGACAAGCTGAACACTCTGTGCCAGGTGCACGACGAGATCTGCGAGATTGGGAAGGCTATGAACGAGTTGTGGAGCTATCCCATCCTGTCATTGATGGCCTATGGGTTCCTTATTTTTACGGCTCAGTTGTATTTCCTTTACTGCGCCACACAGTTCCAGTCGATTCCCTCACTGTTCCGCTCCGCCAAGAATCCTTTTATCACGGTCATCGTCCTGAGTTATACGTCCGGAAAGTGTGTGTACCTCATCTACCTGAGCTGGAAGACCTCGCAGGCCTCCAAGCGCACCGGCATCAGTCTGCACAAGTGCGGTGTGGTGGCAGATGACAATCTTCTCTACGAAATAGTAAACCACTTGTCGCTGAAGCTGCTCAACCACTCGGTGGACTTTTCTGCCTGCGGCTTCTTCACTCTGGACATGGAGACACTGTATGGCGTAAGTGGCGGGATCACCAGCTATCTGATCATTCTGATCCAGTTCAATTTGGCCGCCCAGCAGGCCAAAGAGGCTATCCAGACGTTCAACTCGCTGAATGATACCGCCGGCTTGGTTGGTGCCGCCACCGATATGGATAACGGCAGCTCCACGTTGCACGACCGTGGTGACCACCACCATGCTTACGCCGGCGGGCTAAAGCTATtcgtttttgaatttttcaatatttag
- the LOC128258463 gene encoding ras-related protein Rab-43 codes for MTARNPQTLMALPNEENFDFLFKIVLIGDCGTGKTCIVDRFKTGNYIERHGNTIGVDFSMKTIAVEGKQIKLQIWDTAGQERFRTITQSYYRSANGVLIVYDITKRSSFSNLQKWIEEVRRYTASNVLIILVGNKCDLEEQREVDFEEARQMCQYIPEILFVMETSAKENMNVEDAFRCLANELKRQHDANNVEEVPENTITLGQGKPLKSCSSSCNLT; via the exons ATGACCGCCCGCAATCCACAGACGCTGATGGCACTGCCAAACGAGGAGAACTTCGATTTTCTGTTCAAGATTGTCCTGATTGGCGACTGCGGGACGGGGAAAACTTGCATAGTGGACAGGTTTAAAACTGGAAACTACATAGAACGTCATGGGAACACCATCGGAGTGGACTTTTCTATGAAGACCATTGCCGTGGAGGGCAAGCAAATCAAG CTGCAAATTTGGGACACTGCTGGTCAGGAGAGGTTTCGCACTATTACGCAGAGCTATTATCGCTCGGCCAACGGGGTCTTAATTG TTTACGATATCACCAAGCGGTCTTCCTTCTCCAACCTGCAAAAGTGGATCGAGGAGGTGCGCAGGTACACGGCTTCCAATGTTTTGATAATCCTGGTTGGCAACAAGTGCGACTTAGAGGAGCAGCGTGAAGTGGACTTCGAGGAGGCGCGCCAGATGTGTCAATATATACCTGAGATCCTGTTCGTGATGGAGACATCTGCCAAGGAGAACATGAATGTGGAGGACGCCTTTCGCTGCCTGGCCAACGAACTTAAG CGCCAACATGACGCCAACAATGTGGAGGAGGTGCCGGAAAACACAATTACTTTGGGCCAGGGAAAGCCTTTAAagagctgcagcagctcctgCAATCTAACCTAG
- the LOC128258460 gene encoding bax inhibitor 1: MADTAHFIHERFQTFMNGLGDRYEPYVREHLSKVYMVLGSTAAATAMGALLQMRDFLDLGVLAAVATLILVLGLHFYKDDGKNYYTRLSMLYAFGFCSGQTLGPLLGYICSINPAIILSALTGTFVTFITLSLAALLAEQGKYLYLGGMLVSVINTMALLSLFNMVFKSYFVQVTQLYVGVFVMAAFIVYDTQNIVEKCRNGNRDVVQHALDLFFDVLSMFRRLLIILTQKEERKQNERRKRN, translated from the exons ATGGCAGACACTGCACATTTCATTCACGAACGATTCCAGACGTTTATGAACGGCCTCGGCGACCGTTA TGAGCCCTACGTGCGCGAGCACCTGTCCAAGGTTTACATGGTCCTGGGCAGCACTGCCGCCGCCACGGCCATGGGAGCCCTGCTTCAGATGCGAGACTTCCTCGATCTCGGAGTCCTGGCGGCGGTGGCCACACTGATCCTAGTCCTAGGTCTGCACTTCTACAAAGACGATGGCAAGAACTACTACACACGACTGAGCATGCTCTACGCATTCGGATTCTGCTCTGGCCAGACCCTCGGACCGCTCCTCGGCTATATATGCAGCATTAATCCGGCCATTATTCTATCGGCCCTCACCGGCACCTTTGTCACCTTCATCACGCTCTCCCTGGCCGCCCTCTTGGCCGAGCAGGGCAAGTACCTCTACCTGGGCGGAATGCTTGTCAGCGTCATCAACACCATGGCCCTATTGAGTCTCTTCAACATGGTGTTCAAGTCCTATTTCGTGCAAGTG ACTCAACTCTACGTCGGCGTTTTCGTGATGGCTGCCTTCATCGTCTATGACACCCAGAACATCGTAGAGAAGTGCCGGAACGGAAACCGAGATGTGGTGCAGCATGCCCTAGATCTGTTCTTCGATGTGCTTAGCATGTTCCGCCGATTGCTGATTATCCTGACACAAAAG GAGGAGCGTAAACAGAATGAACGTCGCAAGAGAAACTAA
- the LOC128258464 gene encoding ADP-ribosylation factor-like protein 5A, which yields MGLLLSRLWRMFGNEEHKLVMVGLDNAGKTTILYQFLMNEVVHTSPTIGSNVEEVVWRNIHFLVWDLGGQQSLRAAWSTYYTNTELVIMVIDSTDRERLAVTREELYRMLQHEDLSKASLLVYANKQDLKGSMSAAEISRQLDLTSIKKHQWHIQACCALTGEGLYQGLEWIVQRIKNK from the coding sequence ATGGGACTGTTATTATCGCGGCTGTGGCGGATGTTTGGCAACGAGGAGCACAAGTTGGTGATGGTCGGTCTGGACAATGCGGGTAAAACGACTATCCTGTACCAGTTCCTCATGAACGAGGTGGTCCACACGAGTCCCACGATCGGTTCCAATGTGGAGGAGGTCGTTTGGCGGAATATCCACTTCCTGGTCTGGGATCTGGGCGGTCAGCAGAGCCTCCGAGCCGCCTGGAGCACCTACTACACAAACACAGAGCTGGTGATCATGGTCATCGACTCCACGGATCGGGAAAGGCTGGCCGTAACGCGGGAAGAGCTGTACCGGATGCTGCAGCACGAGGATCTGAGCAAGGCCAGCCTGCTGGTCTACGCCAACAAGCAGGACCTCAAGGGTTCCATGTCAGCGGCGGAAATATCGCGGCAACTGGACCTCACCTCCATCAAAAAGCACCAGTGGCACATTCAGGCCTGCTGCGCGCTCACCGGCGAAGGACTCTACCAGGGACTGGAGTGGATAGTGCAACGCATCAAGAACAAATGA
- the LOC128258443 gene encoding LOW QUALITY PROTEIN: uncharacterized protein LOC128258443 (The sequence of the model RefSeq protein was modified relative to this genomic sequence to represent the inferred CDS: deleted 1 base in 1 codon): MKIIAYLVLLALSVGQLNASRSPKSDQVIIGECPGRSVPQIRAEAAESEISLLFYYVSWASEARQARLVYNGLAHYYQEYAFFGAIDCWHLQCNCSRTLMPAPGVVGAGGYPDKWPTLVVRYGQKQMLQYQGAWSFEELARFINHLLHPLDRAHSSQELAAIRKHSDAVVLGLIDSPDDRAFKRYLAAGLRWLELDPERNIRFTVSFGSSAHKMLKAPNSRLPQLIVIDSRNGVHTFTSTSGDWKTMDILRWVRNTLKNMSLFSNGYGTPMTIAMKARHVPVLAMGVRMNHYHHASVMGEEMATAQKKQSKGCEDYWNTSEEQPNDSFSLMQFPKELFWETDQAQSCHPTWRKSQATLANYYRINSYLNHVWRQYAHSNHLRNRKVPLLLRLHSRNLCLAHSQHGTPAMKIGIAKMVTKYGQLIWQHSAEHAAHNRSLGVVIFDSVKYRDYLHQLGIPQHHHQVQVFIVDAAEESMYVMPQQHTFSYVALKDFIRQFYARTLPRTHKNAPATMNSGYSRKYNRQMLLKALQQPNATNVVFMHRPDCALSGVLSQAFLQVSALLSSAEVHFVAFDSQANDLPWELAMPISPSLIVFPQAKPTESVMFPTDVRIDVQSVFAFVIAQLEPEQQVRSVLASCRRRMRNVRSCLDFARNLVLQHVSQYLKFWEIYERERDAILSHLKEFNDLHMSIESSIGL; the protein is encoded by the exons ATGAAAATAATTGCTTACCTGGTGCTTTTGGCCCTCTCAGTTGGTCAGTTGAACGCCTCCAGATCCCCAAAATCCGACCAGGTGATAATCGGCGAGTGCCCCGGTCGCAGTGTGCCCCAGATTCGTGCGGAAGCGGCCGAGTCCGAGATCTCACTGCTTTTCTACTACGTGTCGTGGGCCAGCGAAGCACGGCAGGCGCGACTGGTGTACAATGGACTGGCTCACTACTACCAGGAGTACGCCTTCTTCGGGGCCATCGACTGCTGGCATCTGCAGTGCAACTGCAGCCGCACGTTGATGCCGGCGCCCGGAGTCGTTGGGGCAGGCGGCTATCCGGACAAATGGCCCACTCTGGTGGTGCGCTACGGCCAGAAGCAAATGCTGCAGTACCAGGGCGCTTGGAGCTTTGAGGAGCTGGCCCGGTTCATTAACCACCTGCTGCACCCGCTGGACCGGGCGCACAGTAGCCAGGAGCTTGCCGCTATCCGAAAACACTCGGATGCAGTGGTTCTGGGCCTGATAGACTCGCCGGACGATCGGGCCTTCAAGCGATACCTGGCCGCTGGCCTGCGCTGGCTGGAACTGGATCCGGAGAGGAATATCCGCTTCACAGTGAGCTTCGGCAGCAGTGCCCATAAGATGCTGAAGGCGCCAAACTCCAGACTGCCCCAATTGATAGTCATCGACAGTCGAAATGGAGTGCATACGTTCACTAGCACTTCCGGTGACTGGAAGACAATGGACATTCTGCGCTGGGTGCGGAACACTCTAAAGAACATGTCACTGTTCTCCAACGGATATGGCACCCCCATGACCATTGCCATGAAGGCGCGCCATGTTCCCGTGCTGGCCATGGGTGTGCGAATGAATCACTACCACCATGCCAGTGTCATGGGCGAGGAGATGGCCACTGCTCAAAAGAAACAGTCTAAGGGGTGCGAGGATTACTGGAACACATCGGAGGAGCAGCCGAATGATTCCTTCTCACTAATGCAATTTCCCAAAGAGCTGTTTTGGGAAACAGATCAAGCGCAGAGCTGCCATCCCACCTGGAGAAAAAGCCAAGCCACGTTGGCCAACTATTATCGGATTAACTCGTACCTAAACCACGTTTGGAGGCAGTACGCTCACAGCAATCACCTAAGGAATCGAAAAGTTCCCCTCCTGCTCAGGCTGCACTCGCGGAATCTCTGCCTGGCTCACTCGCAGCATGGAACGCCGGCCATGAAGATCGGGATTGCCAAGATGGTCACCAAGTATGGCCAACTCATTTGGCAGCACTCTGCAGAGCATGCCGCCCACAATCGCTCGCTAGGGGTGGTGATCTTTGATTCGGTAAAGTATCGGGACTATCTGCATCAGCTCGGCATCCCGCAGCACCATCATCAGGTTCAGGTTTTCATTGTGGATGCGGCGGAGGAGTCGATGTACGTGATGCCTCAGCAACATACCTTCTCGTATGTGGCACTAAAGGATTTTATACGGCAGTTCTATGCCAGAACATTGCCCAGGACTCACAAGAACGCGCCTGCTACGATGAATTCGGGGTACAGCCGGAAATACAACAGGCAAATGCTGCTCAAGGCGCTCCAGCAACCTAACGCCACCAACGTGGTATTTATGCATCGCCCGGACTGCGCATTATCTGGCGTTTTGTCGCAAGCGTTCCTGCAGGTTTCGGCGCTACTCAGCAGCGCCGAGGTGCACTTCGTT GCTTTCGATAGCCAGGCCAACGATCTGCCCTGGGAACTGGCCATGCCGATCTCCCCGTCGCTGATTGTCTTCCCGCAAGCAAAGCCCACCGAATCCGTGATGTTCCCCACCGACGTGCGAATTGATGTCCAAAGCGTTTTCGCCTTTGTGATCGCCCAATTGGAGCCGGAGCAGCAGGTGCGTTCGGTCCTGGCCAGCTGCAGACGGCGGATGCGAAACGTGAGGAGCTGCCTAGACTTTGCCCGCAACCTGGTCCTGCAGCACGTCAGCCAATACCTGAAGTTCTGGGAGATTTACGAGCGGGAACGGGACGCCATACTCTCCCACCTCAAGGAGTTCAACGACCTGCACATGTCCATCGAGAGCAGCATTGGGTTATAG